aaacgaGAGCCTTTGCGATTTTGGTTCATTGGTAAGAGCACAACATATgatgtgtgattatgtgaattaGGTGCATGTCATGAGTTCGAGCCAGGTGCTCTATCAAAGAAGCATGCTTAATGCAACTAGAGTTGTCAATGTGGCCTTGGCCCAGCCCGGCCCATGTAGGGTTGGGTTGGCTATCTTAAGGCCCATCAAAATGATGAGTTGGCTTGTCTGGGCTGGGCCAACCCATATTGACAGTTCTTAACACAACTTATAGCATAAAGACATTCGAACCATGTTTAAACTAAATGTTGTTGGACAAGGGGTCGTACTCTCATTTCGGTGGATACCTATCTCTTGTGACTATGGTATGGGGAAGGAGAGGTGAGATCTACTCATTGATTTTATATTAGATGAGTAGACATATACTATGATCGTTGGTATCTAAGGGTAGAAGGGTGAACTGATTATCCACTGAATTTCAAACGCGCCAACGAACCTCTGTATTTTTCCGGTCAtcaaaaacaaaatagaaatgGAAGTATGAAATATGATCATCACATGAATGTAAGTTGAAGGGACTTACATGGTCATCCCAAGCTTGGTCTTGGTTGAAGATGATAGCAGCTCCAAGGCTCCTAGCAGGGTTGATGCCAGTTCCGGTAATTGGGATGGTTGCCAAATGAACCAAGAACACCGCGAATCCAATTGGAAGTGGTGCCAAAATCTGTACAACACAATACAAAGGTTAAGAATGCAGTTTCTTTATTCTTCAAACAACAGCAATCACACCTTAATCCGATGCAAGTTGGGATTGTATGCATTCGTTATCAGAAAGTCgttttctttgttgaaaaaaattggAATCAAGCAACTaagataataactattagttgagtaACCATTTGAAAAATCAACCCGTATGGTAACTCATCGATGTGAGAATCAGTATCTTTGGCCAAACCCCTACACCATATTATCAATTGCGTGGTATCCCATCATACAAATACATCAACCAAAAAGCACTTGCTGACAAACCACATAGGCATGCTAGTATGGGCATGATTTTCCGTTTGAtgagttggtgattgggtcggCCTTTGCGCACCTCAACTATTCCACTAGGTATCTGCTATCTCCCGCCAGAAATAATGGGGCATCACTTGCTGACAAACTATAATGCCACATGATAGTATGTGCATCATTTTTCCTAGAGCAAAGTCTTAgggttttgaagtttattttttccataaaagaaaagttaaagtattaccataatgcttaaactttttttgaaaggaaaatataattctctttcatatttggtttattctttgcTTAGAGGAAACGTATAGAATCCTATAAATAGAAGACCCCACTTCTCACactaaaaatacaataaaatccacaatgtagtcgtaaaagacttttgtttatggggagatttttcTCTctatagttttaatatttttttcttttatattaattttcatatgtAAACCAATTGGTCAaaccatataataatattttgtttttagtataagtttttgttatcacTCATGacttgcaattgtaagcttccgcatgacgctcATAACCCAACACAAAGGCATATGTTCACTCATCCTACTCAATCAAATTTCCAAATTATGTTgctcaaactcttcaaaaatgtcaacagTTGCATGTTTGATCTTCcaaaaatagtgcatttttgACCGATCTGACACATATGCAGCAGCATATTTGAatagtctgagcaacatagatcCTCACAGCCTCTTTCCAgtataagaaacaaaaataaagttatGGGTGGGGAAAGAAAACACTTACGGGAACGTGTGAATCTCTAGCGTTTCTCTTGGCATCAGTGGCAGAGAAAACAGTGTAGACAAGAACAAAGGTCCCAATAATCTCAGCACCAAGGCCATCACCTTTGGTGTATCCAGGTTGAACCACATTGGCACCACCGCCAAATCTCTGATACGGACCCTGCATGAATCCCTTGACAACACCAGCACCACAGATGGCACCGAGACACTGCATCACTATGTAGAACACTGCCCTGGTTAAGGAAAGTTTCCTTGCTAAAAACAGACCAAATGTCACAGCTGGGTTAATGTGCCCTCCTGTTTCAGtacaaaaagaaatatcaatGTGCTTGCACTtgacaaatttcaaaaacaaatgtAGGTTCAACCGAAAACACATTGCTTTCTACTCAAATCATGTGAAGGCGAAACAATTAAAAACAACAACTCAAGTGTAATCTCACAGGTAGGTGAGGTGAGGTCTGGAGAGGTTAGATTGTATACACATCTTATCCCTATAGAAATAAGCTATTTTTGAAAGACCCTCCGCTCAAAGTAAGAAATAACCATAgtctaattattaattaactgCTCAATTTTCAAGAAACTACTTCAATTTTGGTGACTTGATAGTTTTGAAGTAAAACTCTTATCTGTAATAGACTACCCCTTTTGAATACATACCCATGGTAcaccaaacaaaacaaaaaagttagCATTTTTACAAGAAATACACAAAAAAGTTCACAAGTTTAGAGCAAGAAAAAGAACAAGGTCAGAAAATCAGCAGCAAAACTACACAGAGAAACTCATGTcacacaacaacaaaaagaaagttTTAACATTTTTAGCACAAGATACACAAAAAGAAATCATCTTTTTAGGAGCAATTAACTAACCTGAGATACTAGCAGTACAATAGACAAGAGCAAAGAAAGCTAAAAACTTTATATGGGTATataatcaagaactcataaaaCTAGTTTCTACATAACACCAtgatacacacaaaaaaagataacatttttagtacaaataaacaaaaaaaagttcaattttttagGAGCAATTAACTAACCTGAGATACCAGTAGTGCAATAGACAAGAGCAAAGAAAGCTAAAAACTTTTTATGGGTATataatcaagaactcataaaaGTAGTTTCTACATAACCCCATGATACACAAAAAAAAGATGACATATTTAGtacaagaaacaaaaaaaagttgaaatttttagGGAAAAAAGAACTGACCTGAGATACCAGCAGTACAGTAGACAAGGGCAAAAATCATACCACCAAAAGCCCAAGCAACACCTTGAATACCCACAGAAGAACACAAACTATCAGATCTTTTAAGACCCATTACAGTCAAGATTGTGATGTATAAAAACAAGAAAGTTGCCATGAACTCTGCAATTCCAGCTCTGTAAAAACTCCATGATGATAGTTCACCAGGTTCAAATAAAGGGGCTGCTGGTGGTTCATTGTAATCTTTATCTGTTTGTGCTGATGTGCCTAAGGGTTGTGGCTCTCTGAACTTGTTGGCTCCAAGATTaacatcttcttctttgttttctgcCATTTCTACACTCACACTCACTaagatttcttgttttttttttgtgtgttttttctactttttttttggtactGAGAAAAGGTATGTGCTTGTGTCCTTATATAGTGGAGAAGtcaatataataatatacataaaCACCCTTTTTTAACTTCGCCTCAGCTAACATTTATGACGTTAACTTGATTTTAGCTAACATCTTATGTTGTTCAATAAcaaatagacatttaaactatcaTAAATTTGAATAAACAGACACACATTTTAGCAAATTTCACGTGATTTGGCATGTAGAATGGGTGCATCTCATGCGATTTGTCAAGTAGGACGTGTATATCTACCTATTCAAATTTATGATAATTAAGGTGTTTGATTGTGTACATtcaaaattgaagaacataaatatcaGTTAAATAACacgtttatatattatatcgatcaaaaatcaacaaaaaaggGTGACAAACTTAAGGGTAGATTAAAGTGTTAATTATTGAATCTACTATTGCACTTTTGATACTATATTCATAATTAAGTATCTATTGAAATACGTGGAATGACTTTTGAACCTAATCTAtcctaaaatattatttcagGAAGGATTATCCAAGTCATATTAAAAGTTCAAGAAAACTTATCTATCTCCAAGGGTCTAATATCAAGAGTCTAGTTCTAATATTATGTTAACAAATGGATGTTGGACctaattcaacttcaaaatatagCTCAAAAGGTGCTTCCATATAAAGAGTCCTACAAACTCATTCATCTCCGATTTGAAATTCCATTAATCATTTCCCCACGTCCCCGCTCTATTCAAATACTGGATGTGTGAACAATCTATTGTAAGGGTGAATGGGGAAGAAGGAAAGGGGGAGGGGGCAATATCAGGAGTCTAGCTCTGATATCATGTTAAATGAATCTTGAGCTTAACTCACTCACAAAAGTTAGCTCACGAATGAAGGATTGTCCAAATCATactaaactttaaaaaaactCATCCTTTCTCTTATGTGTGATTTCATTTCCTTgggtaaaatatgaaaatttttaaaGTAGATCAAAAATACTTAATTGTTTATGTGATTTTAACCTCtttcaagaataaaatatagtaaatgGTTAGAAATGACACAAAATGGtgattatatttaattgatttgtAAATCAAATTATTAGTTATTGATATACTATCAACATTAACAGAAGGGAAAAAGTTGGCAGATTCTTGtatggttttatttctttttcttattgttCTAATTTAGaatatcacattatttatttattaagcaTATATGCATTTGATTAGCTGCTCTGGACCTACTAATTAATCACCTAATCTTCAAATAATTCTGATAATGTGGGCAGCtaagcaacaaaaaaaattaatttgaatttccATTAGATAATGAGTGCATAAAAAATCATCTCTTGATCTCAACAATTATGAAATTGAAGTAAATAttacttatttaaattaaatatataaaaaattgaagtttgaagTAAATAATTCTAATTTGAACTTAATGCATTACACTTTCTTGGAATATggcactttttttttaaatttcgttTTCTATTAATCAATAATAGTATACTTCTTCACTATTCGTATCGAAAAaagaagtattttattttttattttttttgggtctaCATAAAGAAACAACACCATAAAAAGTTtagttgatttgattttatCATTAACCTTAGCTAAGTAACCTCATAAAAGCTCTAATGTCAAACTTTAAaacctaattaatttttttttaaaaattatggcAGAATCACAGCCACAATTTTTTAGAAATGATTTATTATGAAGCTAATTGAGTGGCTGagaaaaataagtcatttttctgttttaatttttatgatgtGACATTGTTAAGTCTTTAACCAAATCCATTTTATTCTTTCTATTCTATATTTGGTATTCGTTTTGAGTTTGTCTAATTCAGATTAACAATATCTtgagtttaattaatttgaatttacatCAATTATAAGTTTCATTTTGAGGATGAAGCATCAACTTCATTATCAAgatttaaatccaaaatatcTGATTAAACATTGTTTCAATGAATTAATATAACAGTATATAGTtccaaaaatttcatttttggatACAAGAGAGAAAAAGACTATCATACCCTTACACGATCATTGGCACTGTTTTCAAAGCTCGAACTTGTGACCTATGGAATAAAATAAGCCGTCCAAAACCTTATCAAGATGATTAATATATTATCAACTATTGTGTCACAAAACTCattagtaaaatttatttattaagaaCCTCCCTAATCAAACCGACCAATCAATTATGTTCCATACAATTTTGTAATTGATTAGGAATACCTTTATTGGATATATATTATTACTGGCCAACTCTTAATGGTTTCTAAATAATGAATATAAtggtaataataatatgatgataataataatagttcACGTCTTAATCACAACTATACTATTTTATTGAACAAGTTTGTTACCATAATTTTTTCGTatgcaattttaaaaaattaaatctatGTCAACAACTGTGCtttctttaaaatgattgtTTAGTGCCTAATTTCTCATGTTATATAACATGAAAAAGAatgttatataaatattttgtgcaCTTACATAATATCGAATTAAGTTATTTGCAATAATGGGTAACTTATTTGTGACAACTAACAAACATGATAACAAGATATGATAGAATAATAAGAGTCTTTCGACCTTTAACCAGACATCTCGTATTTGAATTTTGAGAGTGAAAATAagtgatatttttttgttagtGGGTACTATACGACACAAATCTGAATTAATCAGATCACAACtgttagaacttagaactgACATTAACGTGTTTTCAACTTTCATCATTTTCTCTTACTATATAAGAGAGTTCACGCTATGTGTTTTggcaaaaaaaaactttttaaaaattacttcttttgttctactttaatttaattagtgtataatatttttcaaaattatgagatccgttttagctatgacttttatttttaaattcatattctttaattatagctttattatttttaatgtcggtaatatttgtttatatcttgtaactattttgagtaaaaaatcaACGATCGATAACAAAAATAACCATAATTATGTACATTTTAATGGGTCACTTCACATTAAATTTGCgcaaacaaaaagtaattaacttaaaaaatctaaaaatcatattaaaatttaatgaaCTTTCTAATTCTATCTTATATCgcattaactaaaattaaaaaatagtagATATTGAGCCCGTACTAGCACGGGCACCTATGTCTAGTGTTCTTACAAGGGCAAAATTcatagaaaattcaaaattgatCACAATTAGCAATAGACCTTTGTGTTCTCATAATATTTGTAGTCTTTCAAGTAGACACTTCCTTTGATAAATATAGTGTTTCCTGTGGAAGATTGTACTATGCTTGATATCAAAATTCCTCCTGCAAAAGAGACATGATTCTCAGAGATTCCATATGATCTAAAATCAGTCAAGCATATAACGTCAATCAAGTGGAAGGAGAAGCGTGAGATCTCGGGTTCAAATCTCACTAGATGGCAATGACACCAGGTTATATCCTCTCGTATGCCTAAGCTTTGGTGGGCAGAGTTATCCAATACATGTGTTGGTGAGAACAAACTCGTAAATATCATACGTAGACAAAAACAAGAAATGGATTTAGTTGAAGAAGCAACACTtccaagaaagaaagaaagaaactcATGATCCATTCAAATCAACcataatcaaattttgaaagttataAGATAAAAAGCAGTAGATGGCAACAAACACTAGGTGGTTTTCTCACATATGCCTAAGCTTTGGTGGGCAGAGTTGCCGAATAAATATAACAGTGTAGACCAACACAAGCAAGTATTTAGTTGAGAATAAAGAAACTCTTGATGCATTTAATATTAACCATTGTCAATTCTTGGAAGTTCTAAGAGAAAAACAGTAGATCATGTAAACTCTAAAGCAATTAACAATTTCTACATTGTACACTTTGGCGTTTTTTCGAAATAACTGTGTCTTCAGTTATATGGTGCTCTAGAGAAAATTATCTCATGAAGATGCAGCATCAGCATTTCACTTCTAACTTTATAGATCATCATTTACCTGATATTACAAAGCCTTCAACACTAAGCATTTCCTTCTACAACATTTTTGCGCGTCCTCTTCCTTGATCTCTTCCTGCTTCTCACAGTTCCCTCACCATTCTTGTTTTCCTGCACTTGGAACTTCCACATTCaccaagaggagaaaaagttggggagataatacaaaatattacaCTAATTCAGATAATTTAGTGGCTTAATTACCAGGAGGGGGAGCAACTTTCACTTGTGCCTATCAGATTTATCTCCATGGTTTTCCTTCATTTAGTGGTACAAGAGTACTAATCTACACTTGAAACTACTTCTAATCTCCATTGTTTGTAAATTCCAACTTTTAAGAAACTCACCATAAGTCATAGTATAGATATTGTTCTATAATAAAGAATTTGTTGACTTAGAATATTCTATCACTATGCCTAGATAGTTAATCAAAATTtgcatctttttctttttaacctTATTCAAGTTTGagaaagttctatattttttcaTGCTTTTAATCTATTAGTCaatgtttatattattaattaaaaactatCAGCTGGGTTTACACCTGaccaataataaatacaatggcCAAACTCACCGGTACTTTTATACACAGGTTTTAGTCCTACTGAGACGATTTCCTTTCTTATGATTTTAGGTCTACCTCGTCCCCTACTATAACCTTCAACCATCAATGTCGCACCTAAGAGAACTACTATGCGTGAGGTATAATTCACAACGGTCATAGTGCATACCATCTCCCCGCAGATATTTATAGAGGTCAAGCGCTATAGTAATTAAACAGGTGAATAATACAAGAACTACTGACAAATTTTACGAGGCGTTGCACgtagatgtttttttttctctctaacaAAGGAGTGGTGAGACAGGCAGAAAAGAAGGAATACCCTTCATCTCTATATGAGAATATATTACCCAGCTCAACTTCAGTTACTTGAGAAACTTACTCTCACCTTTCCCGAGGTTGTAAAATTTGTATCCACagacttctttttcttcttcttgacaGAGAGTGGATTTGGACCCTGTAGAAGGGAAGGCATAAACCATAGAGTCATTCAGGAACATGTTTAGCTAATCATGCATTACGTCAATAATGCCCATgaaacatatattatataagtaaatatggTACCGACTTAATCAATTTAGAGGAACAACAGGCAAAACAATTCCCTTACAACATAATACTTGGTCTATGTCACTCAATCTTTTTCAACTCAAAGTTAAGAGAGGGGTATGCACACAGCAACCATTAAATGCAGAAGTATACTGACTTGTAAGAAATAATATCACACttacacaaaaaattataaCCTCTTATTTCGAATATATGTCCAGCCATCTAGCGTAGAGAAAGAAAAAACCTTTGGTTCAGAACTTAAGGATCACAATTTGCACACAAGCTAAAATATAAAGATACTTATCAATCTAGATGAACAAAATCATTCTTTATGAATCAAGCAACTTTCAAAGTAACTTTTGTATCCTAACAATCATTCATGAAATGACACACACAGAAGTTCCAGAAAACCTCTTTTTATTAAAATCATTATGGTTTCTCAAAAGTTTGTGTCACAAACCAGCAAAAGCTGCATTTCCAAGGAATTGGCAAGGATGAGTTTTGTAGCCATGTCTTTCTACATTTACCTGTCACTAACTTAATGTGTTACTAGGCATTGAACATTAACGTGTAATGTTTCACATGAAAGTGGAGAATTTGTTCgtaaacaacaatattttaatagaatgaGAGAAGCAACAAGTTAATTTTAAGTTGTGTaagggaaaataagaaaatattatgaaCCCTAACCTTAGCTTTCTTTCTCTTGAAGCGAACTTTATCCTTGACATCACTTCCATTCCTCTTAACATTTGTATTGATAATCTGAGCCTGTGAAACATCATCTATCTTTTCCTCAGATGCATCATCAGAAGAATCCCCTTGTTTGTCATCGGACAATCTCCTCTTTTTCCTTTGACTAAGCATATTGTACTCCAGGTCAGTCATATGAAGACGTTCTTCTTCAGAAGATTTGGCAAATTCACGTTGAAATGATGATGGTTGTTCGAGAAATAATGCATTCCTCAGACCAAAAATTACGGGCACACCAGGTATCTTCCCGGTTCAGGAAAAGGGGAAACAAAGGTCAGAAAAAACAGGAGAAAAGCCAGTTGGCATATACATAATAAATTGTTCTCCTAAATGTTGGAGGTCTTTCAGGTTCATTTTAAAGTAACACCTGTTTGCCCAAGCTTTTGAAATATCCTTATTTTGAGAAGTGCTTTCGAAAAAGTAATTTTGGAGAGTAGCAGTTTGTGCTTAGTTAATCAAATTGAAAAGCACTTTTGTCAATATTAGAACAGCAATTTGTGCTTGGCCGTGGTTTCAGAAGTGCTTTCGGAAAAAGCTATTGTTTTCAGCTTCTACTGCTACTTAAAAGCACTTAACTTTTTTTCCCCTAAAAGTATGGTAAAACACCTCAACCCTCTAAAATACACacttaggaaaaaaataagcaaTTTTGACTCCCTAGAAGCTTGTCCAAACAAGCTATAAGAGTTACAGATACAAAATAGGTTCTGGTCACTCCATCGCGAGTACATAAAATACCATTTAAATTGCCAAACAGTGTGGAACTTTTAATCTTACCCCTTCGCCCCCAGAAGGAGACAGAAATATTTTACAGTTTTATCATCTTAGTCCCACATGCTAAGGTCAACTGGTGAACCACAATATAGTCCTGTAGATGCACAAAGATCTCTTGTTTTTACCACTTCCCACTTAGATAGTTAAAAATCTTTTGACTACTGACAAAAGTCAGAGATTGCAAGTTTAGCATTTTGAAATGGATGCAACACTATTACACTAAGTAGCTGCCAAAGATTTTTCTGACAAGACATCCTAGAATATGGGATTTTTCCAGTTCACATGTTTTACTAAGTGATATGACTGATATTACAATACATATAGGACATTATAAATCAAGGAAAGTAAGTCCAAATACCTTTTGAAGACTTCTACGCAAATCAGCATCTTGAGTAGCAACAAAAAAGTGTTCAGAGTTGTTCTCCCCAATAACTTCAGTTATGCAATCTTCAGCACTTTTCCGCGTCTCATGCTCGCATCTGCAATAGAGTAAGATTCAAATTATGTGGCATAACTCAAAAGAATGTCCTGAGAACTGAAGCAACACACATCCTGCTCTTGAGAAGAGTCAGTAAGAAGAAGAGAATAAATGACTAACCGTGCAGTAAAAAGGTTATTAGCTGCATTCAGTGCTTCCTGATAGGAAGCACCAAGGCTCTTCAACTCCGCAAGAACGCATCTGCAAGTATAGTTTAAAAGCGAAGCATATTTAGCTTGTCCTCCAAACTCGTGCAAACAAAGTTAGATCATGTAAAAGACCATagcataaaagagaaaaaatggagCTGTTGATATAAACCTTGTGGTAAATAGTTTAACTGGGGCACCTAGAATATTTGTCAATGCAGTATCAGCAGGTGTTATGCGATTAACAACAAGATGATGCACAAATGTTCCATCACAGAAGATTTTAAACGGCTCTCTAAACCCAAAACAAGCTGTGTAAAACCTCACAGCTCTCCTATGCCGCTTCTGCTTTTTCACCCTCATCTGTCAGCAAGCAAGAGAAAACgatagaagaaaattaaacttCAACAGAAAAAGATAAGCACTACGGATGAAGCTAAGGGCAAGTTTTATTCAatagaattttaagaaaattattcatCCACAGAGATATCTTATTTGATAATTGCAGCCATAAATTGCGACATCATACAGTGGTAACTTATAAGAAACTGAAGGAATTTTCAACTAAAGACCACTACAACACTACttgtaataaaataaagaaaaactctAATTTTGTACTgcatcaaaaaagaaaaggaaaagtagaATAAAAATAGAGACAGAAGGACAGGACCCGAATAGTTCATGGACACACAGACGCCTTAATCTCAAGactcaaacttcaaattcatTAGTAGCAATATATTGAGATTCGAGAAGTCATATCATCAATTTCATTAGTATTGAAGTTTACGCACCAAAAGAAAAAACCAAGCACAAGCTAAATTACAGAATTCTACATGAATGTAAAAGAGTTGCAATGCACCTTGAGCAAGTAACTTCTTGTAAGCTGTTGCAGCAAGCACACAACGAGACAGAGAAATTAAAGCctgaaaaggagaaaaatatgAAGCAAAAGAGAGCAGTCAGAAGCTTACCTGGACCGGTGAATCGTCGACCGACGATAACTGCTAAAAAAAGGTGATGAGCGACGATTTGAAGGTTGACGGCAGTCGGTGCCGGCGATTAGGAAAATAAAAACCCTAAATTCACTGAATTGGggctttttgtttatttatatacTTATGGGTCATGGGAATTTTGTGAATTTGGGTTTAATGGGCCTAACAATACTATACACTCTATATACTCCAAATATTTATcatagataaaatatatagacaaaaatatgtatattgtatatttttgaaaatatataataacatGATTTAACTATTCTTATAGTTATTCATAACTCATAAGCCATAGCACAAAGGATTAGAGCACGTGGTTACGAATCAAGATTTTGAAACTTCAAATTCTTTCTCGCCCACAAAAGTAGGCATTGTATCATGTCTTAACTTTTTATGTGACTCTTACATGACATTTTAATAAAAGGATATCGTAAattaatcaaaaccaaaccaaaatcaAAATGATGGGGCAATgtaaaaagtttaattttgattatataaaataaaataattaaaaatttgatattagataaatttaataaaataatcgaTTAAATTGTATCATTGGCACTCCTATTATTAACTATGTTAAAGCAGTCGGGGCTCGTTTGATTTGGAAACAAGTTGTTTCGAGATTTGTTATTCCACCCTTAGTGTggaataaaataacaatatattccTCGAATAAGttattttgtaatttgattTTGGTTAAATTTGAGATAAACtcattctaaaattaattatctcTTATCTCTCGTACTAAAAGATtcctaaaaatttatatatagattcatattatatcatatatcTAAATGTTTGGTGTAAAGAACTAATGCCAataatttttttgcttaatttgAATCTTTGTTATTTTCAAAGAACTTTTGACTCTTTCTCCTATCACTCTATTATCCCatttttagtcaaaattttGTTATTCAAACTTCCAAAAGCAATTTAACCTAAGGTCCCAAACTCTCAATAAATTCATCTAAGTGCATAGACCCTAAAGAGagataaaggaaaaaatgtctttttttcccttctctCTCCTTTGATTTTGCCCAAAATTTTGTTG
This genomic stretch from Solanum stenotomum isolate F172 chromosome 10, ASM1918654v1, whole genome shotgun sequence harbors:
- the LOC125842375 gene encoding probable aquaporin PIP-type pTOM75, whose product is MAENKEEDVNLGANKFREPQPLGTSAQTDKDYNEPPAAPLFEPGELSSWSFYRAGIAEFMATFLFLYITILTVMGLKRSDSLCSSVGIQGVAWAFGGMIFALVYCTAGISGGHINPAVTFGLFLARKLSLTRAVFYIVMQCLGAICGAGVVKGFMQGPYQRFGGGANVVQPGYTKGDGLGAEIIGTFVLVYTVFSATDAKRNARDSHVPILAPLPIGFAVFLVHLATIPITGTGINPARSLGAAIIFNQDQAWDDHWIFWVGPFIGAALAAVYHQIIIRAIPFKSRA
- the LOC125842695 gene encoding uncharacterized protein LOC125842695, coding for MRVKKQKRHRRAVRFYTACFGFREPFKIFCDGTFVHHLVVNRITPADTALTNILGAPVKLFTTRCVLAELKSLGASYQEALNAANNLFTARCEHETRKSAEDCITEVIGENNSEHFFVATQDADLRRSLQKIPGVPVIFGLRNALFLEQPSSFQREFAKSSEEERLHMTDLEYNMLSQRKKRRLSDDKQGDSSDDASEEKIDDVSQAQIINTNVKRNGSDVKDKVRFKRKKAKGPNPLSVKKKKKKSVDTNFTTSGKENKNGEGTVRSRKRSRKRTRKNVVEGNA